CTACCAGATCGGCGCCCTCGAGGCGTTCGCGCGTGTCGCCGGGTCGCGGGTGGTCTACGTGAAGCCCCACGGCGCGCTCTACAACGCCGTCGTCGACCACGAGGAGCAGGCGGCGGCCGTCGTGCGGGCGGTCCGCGCGTACGACGCGCGCATGCCGCTGCTCGGCCTGCCCGGCTCGGCGCTGCTGCGGCACGCGGGCGACGCGGGGCTGCCCGTCGTGCGGGAGGCCTTCGCCGACCGGGCGTACACGCCGCAGGCAACCCTCGTGTCGCGCCGGGAGCCCGGGGCGGTCCTCCACGACGCCGACGAGGTCGCGCGGCGGGCGGTGCGGATGGTCACCGACGGACAGATCGTGGCCGTCGACGGAAGCGTCGTCACGGTGGCGGTGGACTCGATCTGCGTGCACGGCGACTCGCCGGGAGCGGTCGCGATGGCCAAAGGGGTGCGCGCGGCCCTCGAGGCCGCCGGGGTCGAGCTGCGGGCGTTCACCGCGTGAGGCTGCTCGACTGCGGCGACGTCGGCGTCCTCGTCGAGCTCGACGACCTCGACGAGGTGCTCGGTCTGCAGGCCGAGCTCGTCGAGCGGCGTCCGGCGGGCGTCGTCGACCTCGTGCCCGCCACCCGGACGCTGCTCGTGCGCATCGACCCGGCGGTGACGACGGCCGGCGCCCTGCGCCGGCTCCTCGGCGGCCTGCAACCTCGGGCCCCGGGGGACCGGCAGGCCGGCTCCGTGGAGATCCCCGTCGTGTACGACCGGGAGGACCTCCCCGAGGTGGGTGACCTCACGGGTCTCGGGGCGCGCGGGGTCGTGGAGGCGCACACCGGGCAGACGTGGACGGTAGCGTTCGCCGGGTTCGTGCCCGGATTCGGTTACCTCGTCGGCGAGGACGAGCGGCTGCACGTCCCGCGGCGCAGCGAACCCCGCACCCGGGTCCCGGCCGGGTCGGTCGGCCTCGCGGGCCCGTTCAGCGGCGTCTACCCGCGCGCCTCGCCGGGCGGCTGGCAGCTCATCGGAAGTACCGAGCTCGCCATGTGGGACCTCGACCGCGATCCTCCCGCGCTGCTCGAACCCGGGGTGCGGGTGCGGTTCGTGGAGGCGTCGTGACCGGGACGCTCGAGGTGGTGGCGCCCGGTCCGCTCGCGACCGTCCAGGACCTCGGCCGGCCGGGCCTTGCGATGTGGGGGGTGACCGCCTCGGGCGCCGCCGACCGCAGGGCGCTGCGCCTTGGCAACCGCCTCGTCGGCAACCCCGAGGGCAGCGCCGCGCTCGAGGTGACCTTCGGGGGGGCGCGGCTGCGTCCCGACGCCGACGCGCTGCTCGCCCTCACCGGGGCGCCGTGCCCCGCTGCGATCGACGGCAGCCCGGTCGGGCACAACGCGGTGCTCACCCTGCGGGGCGGGCAGGAGCTGCGTCTCGGGGCGCCCCGCAGCGGCCTGCGGACCTACGTCGCGGTACGGGGCGGCCTCGACGTGCCGGCCGTGCTCGGGTCCCGGGCCACCGATGTGCTCGCCGGGCTGGGCCCACCCGTGGTGAAGGCCGGCGACCGCCTGCCCGTCGGGCGGCCGGCGGGCGAGCCGCCCGGGGTGGACGTCGCGCCGGTGCCGGATCCGCCGGCGGGCGAGGTCCGGTTGCGGGTGCGCCTCGGCCCCCGCGACGACTGGTTCGCGCAGGCGGCGGCGGACGCGCTGGTCACCGCAGCCTGGACGGTGAGCCAGCAGAGCAACCGGGTGGGCCTGCGACTGGAGGGCACTCCCCTCGAGCGTGCCGTTTCGGGCGAGTTGCCGAGCGAGGGCATGGTCCGCGGGTCCCTGCAGGTGCCGCCCTCGGGCCTGCCGACGCTGCTGCTCGCCGACCACCCGATCACCGGGGGCTACCCGGTCATCGCCGTCGTGCTCGACGCGGACGTCGACGGGGTGGGTCAGGTCCGTCCCGGCCAGCAGCTGCGCTTCGTCGCGACCGCCGCCGGGTGATCGGCGTCAGCCGACGAACCCGAAGGCGCGGGCGAGGTTGAACAGCCCGAGACCGGTGGCGGTGAGCACGACGAGCCCGCCGACGACGTTGCCGACCGGGCCGTTCGCGTCCGTGCCGAGAAGGTCGCGGCGGTTCATGACGACGAGCAGGAAGATCGCGATGACGGGCAGGACGAGCCCATTGGCGGCCTGCGCGAACACGATCGCCTCGACCGGGGAGCCGCCGATGGCGGCGAAGAACGTGCCGATGACGATGACGGCCGCCCACACGCACCGGAAGCACCACGACTTGAGGTCCCGGCCCCACCCGAGCGACCCCGAGATCGCGAAGCGGCCGCCAGCGGCGCGGTCACCGCGCTCGTTATCCCCGCGAGCAGCCCCGTCGCGAAGACCACCTGGGGGCTGCGCCCGAGCAGCGGCTCGAGCTGGTTGGCCATGCTGCCCGCGTCATGGATGCCGATGCCGGTCGTGAAGAAGGCCGCAGCCGCGGTCGACATGACCGCTAGGGTGACGAGCCCGCCGAGAAGGCGGTGGATGGCTCCGACGGCGAGCCACTGCCAGTGCTCCTGGGGATCGGGCCGGTCCAGAGCCCTGCGCAGGTGCGGTTCCGCTTGCTCCTGGCGGCCGAGGGCCCGCAGGCAGCGGCCGACGCCTTCTTCGACGATCCATCCCGAGCGCCCTTCGTCCATCCGGCGACGGAGGCGCTCCAGCTGCTTCTCGACAGCCTTGCGTCCATCAACATGAGTAGGCCCGAATGCTCCGCGGTGGCTACCGACCCTTTGGCTTCGACCACGACGGTGCGGCCGTTGCGCACGGCTACGAGGTCGGGGCCGGCAGTGAGGGTCTTGCGGGTCCCGTCGGCCAGTTCGACGGTGTTTGGCCGGCCGATGTAGAGGATGTCGTAGCCGCGTTGTGGGAGCAGTTCGACTGCGGTTTCCACGCCGTAGGCGTGGCTGCGCGCCGCCCCGGGGCGAGGCTGGCGTTCTGACTCTCCCAGTGGACCACGCGAGGGCTCTGGGCGTAGTCGCGGTACATCGTGCCCGGCGAGAACGGATGGTCGGCCTCTGCAGGGTGACCAGCAGCGCGTCGGTCTGGGTCTGCTCGCACCCGGCGACACCGGCGACGAACGACTTAAGGCTTGCGCTGCAACGTCGCGTACCCCAACGCCGCCAGCACCTCCTCCCCGCTGTAGCGGGGCCGACATCTCCTGCAGGAGCATCGCGGCGAGGACGGAGAACCCGAGCGCCCACACGATCTGGAAGCCGAAGCCCGGCCGGCCACGCTCGCCGTCTTGATCGTTCCGGGCCCGATGAACGCGGCGGCGACGAGCAGCCCGGGACCGAGCCCGAGCCCGCGGAGGCGGCGCCGCTCACCCTCTTCGGGTGTCGTGGCGAGGCGCTCACCGGGGCGTGACGACGACATGAGGCCACCGCATTGCCCGGGGCGGGCGCGCGTCAAACGCACCGTGCGGGAGCCGGCCCCCTCTTCGTCGGGCGCGCGGGGCGGGCCGCGGTGAACGCGGTCAGGAGCCGCTGGCGCGCAGGGCGTCGAGGCGGCGCTGGACCTCGGTGTCGTCGCCGAGCTCCTCGAGCCCCTCGCGCTGCGCTTCGAGGGAGTACGCCGAAACCTCCTCCATGCCGAGGACCTCGGCTTCCTGACGCCGCACGTGCTCCTCGAAGCGGCCGAGCTCCGCGCCCGGGTCGAGCACGCTGTGGACGGACTCGTGCATCTTCGTGCGGGCCTCCGCCGCCCGCGCGCGGCTGACGAGCTCGTCGCGGCGGCGCACGAGGTCCTCGTGCTTCGCGCGGACCTTGTCGAGCCCGCTTCTCAGCTGCGTCGCCAGCCCCTCCTGCTGGGCGATCTGGGTCGAGAAGGTCTCGACCTGCTTCTCGTAGCCGATCTGGCGGCGCAGGGCGACGCGGGCGAGCTCGGTGAAGCGGTCGGCGTCGGGGGACCCCTCCGCGGCGAGCTGCTCCGCGCGTGCGGCCGCCGCGGCCGCCTTGCGTCCCCACTCCTCGGCGGCCTCACGGGCCTCGTCGCGGTCGTCTTCGAGCAGGCGGAGGTTGCCGACGGTCTGCGCGACGGCGCTCTCGGCTTCGGCGATGCTCGCGGAGAAGTCGCGGAGGAGCTGGTCGAGCATCTTCTCGGGATCATCGGCGCCGTCGAGGAGCGCGCTCACGTTCGCGCGGACGAGCTGACCGATCCTGCCGATGACGGTGCGGGCCATGCGGGAACCTCCTCGGTTTTCGGGGCCGGCCGGCGCGGCGGCCTGCGGTCAGAATCGTCCTCCGCCGACGCGCCCGCCGCCGAACCCGCCGCCGCCCATGGGGACGGGGAACCCGCCGATGACCACGACGCCGCCGCGCCCCCCGCCCATGCCGCCGCCGAACGGGCCCCTGCCGAAGCCGCCGCGGTAGCGGTCGTAGTCGTCGAAGTCGGCCTGCGCCCGCCGGTAGGCGTCGTCGGCGAGGCGCTCGGCC
This Egibacteraceae bacterium DNA region includes the following protein-coding sequences:
- a CDS encoding PspA/IM30 family protein, with translation MARTVIGRIGQLVRANVSALLDGADDPEKMLDQLLRDFSASIAEAESAVAQTVGNLRLLEDDRDEAREAAEEWGRKAAAAAARAEQLAAEGSPDADRFTELARVALRRQIGYEKQVETFSTQIAQQEGLATQLRSGLDKVRAKHEDLVRRRDELVSRARAAEARTKMHESVHSVLDPGAELGRFEEHVRRQEAEVLGMEEVSAYSLEAQREGLEELGDDTEVQRRLDALRASGS
- a CDS encoding 5-oxoprolinase subunit PxpA, with translation MEPRHVDLNSDLGESFGRWTLGDDAAVLEAVTSANVACGFHAGDPSTLRRTCADAAERGVAIGAQVGYPDLAGFGRRFIDMDPDELADCVLYQIGALEAFARVAGSRVVYVKPHGALYNAVVDHEEQAAAVVRAVRAYDARMPLLGLPGSALLRHAGDAGLPVVREAFADRAYTPQATLVSRREPGAVLHDADEVARRAVRMVTDGQIVAVDGSVVTVAVDSICVHGDSPGAVAMAKGVRAALEAAGVELRAFTA
- the pxpB gene encoding 5-oxoprolinase subunit PxpB translates to MRLLDCGDVGVLVELDDLDEVLGLQAELVERRPAGVVDLVPATRTLLVRIDPAVTTAGALRRLLGGLQPRAPGDRQAGSVEIPVVYDREDLPEVGDLTGLGARGVVEAHTGQTWTVAFAGFVPGFGYLVGEDERLHVPRRSEPRTRVPAGSVGLAGPFSGVYPRASPGGWQLIGSTELAMWDLDRDPPALLEPGVRVRFVEAS
- a CDS encoding biotin-dependent carboxyltransferase family protein translates to MTGTLEVVAPGPLATVQDLGRPGLAMWGVTASGAADRRALRLGNRLVGNPEGSAALEVTFGGARLRPDADALLALTGAPCPAAIDGSPVGHNAVLTLRGGQELRLGAPRSGLRTYVAVRGGLDVPAVLGSRATDVLAGLGPPVVKAGDRLPVGRPAGEPPGVDVAPVPDPPAGEVRLRVRLGPRDDWFAQAAADALVTAAWTVSQQSNRVGLRLEGTPLERAVSGELPSEGMVRGSLQVPPSGLPTLLLADHPITGGYPVIAVVLDADVDGVGQVRPGQQLRFVATAAG